Within Eggerthella sp. YY7918, the genomic segment GACCCTCATCGATTCCTGGGGTAACCGCTGCGAAAAAGGCGAAGTACGGGTATAGGAGCCGTTGGGATGCTCGGTGCTACGGCTTGTCGTCCAGCGCTCAAAACGATGCCGCCTCGCTCACACTCTGCGCCTCTTCACCCGACGGTAGTGGTCGCCTTTTACCATTACCTTACCAACCGGTAATTACGACGAGCGAACGACTGCTCGCATCCGCTACAATACCGAAGATGCCGTAAGGTATCTTTCGCATCGACGACTTCAAGGAGCATTGTGCAGGAAGAGTTTTCGCATACACCCGAGCTGCCTATCGAAGAGGAAGGAACTTCCGATAACGAGGCCGCAGACGACCCCGTCTTCGTTGCGGAGCAGCAGCATCTTGCGGCCACATATGCGAAACTCCAGGAGTTAGGCCGTTCCCTCGTGCGCAAGATGGAGAAAACGTCCGCAGCAGCCGCAGCTGACAAGCAATCCATGTCCGAAGAACTCTCGCCCGACTTCGCCACCTACGCCGACGCGATGGAAACCTACGCGGATTTTGCCGCCATGAATCGCATCATCGATGCCTACAATCTCGCGCAAACCGTCGATGCCGAAAAGCTCGCCAGCATTCAGCTTTTGCTCAAGCAGCCCTACTTCGCGAAGGTTGTTCTGCAATTCGCGCCTGATCAAGACCCCAAGGAACTTTACATCGGCAATGCCGGCGTTTCGGACGAATCCTACAAGCGCCTTGTCGTCGACTGGCGCTCGCCGGTGGCCGAAGTATATTACAACCAAGACAACGGCCCCACCACGTATGTGGCCGACGGACGCACCATCCATACGGATCTTTTGCTGCGTCGCCAATTTGACGTCGAAGAGGACCGGCTGAACGCCTACTTCGACACGACGGTCGCCATCCAGGACGCGCTCTTGCTCGCCTCGCTCTCCAAACGCCGCACGGCGCAGATGCAGGCCATCACCGCCACCATCCAAAAGGAGCAAAACCTGGTCGTACGCCATGCCGACGTTCCCGTTCTTCTGGTCAGCGGTATTGCAGGCAGCGGAAAAACCTCAGTGTTGTTGCAGCGCATTGCGTATCTGTTTTACCAGCAGCGCGGCACGCTCGACCCCCGCGAGGTGTTTCTTGTCACGCCGAACCCGGTGTTTCGTCACTACATCGAAAATGTACTGCCCGATCTGGGGGAACGCAATCCAGAAACGCTCACTTGGGATGAATTCGCAAGCCCGCTTCTCCCGCACGGCACGGGCAGTGGCGATGCCAACGTGGAGCTGGACGCCCTTGCGCGTATCGACAAGGCGGCTGCCTCTTTTGAATTCGACCCAAACGATTTCAAAGATATCCGCATCGAGGACGTACGTCTTATTTCGGCCGATCAGGTGCGCAAAGTGGCGACGAAGTTCAAACGCATACCCGCAGGCCCGCACCGCGTCACGCTCATGCGCGAAGAATTGCACGAGCGTCTGAACACCCGCCTCGCTCAGATGGCGGGCACTGAAAGCGTGCAAGACGAAATTGCTGCCCTGCCCCTCGAAGATCAGTTGCACCTGTTCAACTCACCCTTCGACCCGCAAAACGAAGAAGAAGCGCGCTCGCTCGCTCTCATATACGTTCGCGACCGCTACGCCGCCGCCTTTCAGGCTGTCGAGCACGACGACTGGCTGCGCGTTGACCGCGTGGGGATGCGACTTCTGGGCACAGACGGCCTCACGCCACTTGAATGGCTCTATCTAAAAATGGCACTCACGGGCTTGGGCAATCCAGACGCGAAGTATGTGATGATCGACGAGGTACAGGACTACACCGCCGCACAGCTCGCCGTACTCGCACGCTACTTCCGTCGCGCACACTTCCTGTTGCTGGGCGATCTTAACCAGGCCATCGCCGAGAACACCGCCACCTTTGACGACGTTCGCACGGTGTTCTCCGCGGCGCGCGGGTCGGTGGAGGAATGCCACCTGATGACCAGCTACCGCTCGACCCCCGAGATCACGGCGCTATTCGCCAGGCTACTCTCCCCCGAAGAGCGCCTGCGCATCTCGTCCATCCAGCGCGACGACACCGCGCCTGCACTCATCGCCTGCGCAGATGAACATGCTTACGAAACCGAACTGCGCCGCGCCATCGAGCACGCGCGCAATGCCGAAAGCCTTACTGCCGTCGTCGTGCCGTGGAAACATGAAGCCCGCCGCCTGCAAACACTGCTTGGCGACGACGCTCCCCCGCTTGTTGACACCAACAACACGCTGCCGGAACGCGGCGTGATACTTATCACGCTCAAGCTGGCAAAAGGCCTCGAATTCGACCAGGTCATCGTGCCGGATGCAAGCGAGCGCGTCTTCCCCGATACGCCGCTTGCCCGCCGCCGCCTCTACACCACCATCTCGCGCGCCACGCGCACCATCACCATTCTCGCCAACGGCAAACTTACGCCGCTGCTTGCACAACGCTAGAAAAGTGCAAGGAACTCCCTTTGGGTGAAACAACAAAGAAGTTTCAGCGCAAAAGGTGCACCACCCTACCCTTTTTCGGGCATGCGGGCGAGTAACACGAAGCCGATTATGAACAACACGGCAATGGACAACACACCAATGGAGGAATTGCCGGTCATCTGCGTGAAGATGCTCACCAAAAACGTGCCCATGACGGCGGCGTACTTGCCGAAGATATCGAAGAAGCCGTAATACTCGTTCGCGTGCTCCTTGGGAATGAGCTTGCCGAACTCGCTGCGCGACAGTGCCTGGATGCCGCCTTGGAACAGCCCCACGCAAATCGCGAGAATCCAGAACTCTATAGCCTCGCGCAGGAAGAATGCCGCAAACAGCGTAATGCAGAAGTACGCGAAGATAGCCACCAGCAGCATACGCTTCGTCCCAAATTTTGACGACAGACGCCCATAGGCGATGGCCGAAGGAAACGCCACGAACTGCGTTACCAGCAACGCCAAGACCAGCTGCGTCGCATCGATTCCCAGATCGGTACCGTAACTGGTCGACATTTTGATAATGGTATGCACGCCGTCGATATAACAGAAAAACGCAAGCATGAACAGTCGCAGCCGCTTGTCCTTCCAAATGCGCTTAAGGGTGCGCCAAAGACCCTCAAACGTATCGCGCATAAGATGTTCGGCGCGCTCCTTGTAATGCGTCTGATGCACATTGCGAATGAGCGGAATGCTGAACGCCACCCACCACACAGCGGTAATCAGAAACGCGATCTTCATGCCAATGTCCATGGGAATACCCACGCTCGGCCCGGCCAGCACCACTACAAGGCACAAAATAAACGGCACACACGAGCCGATGTAGCCCCACGCATATCCCTGCGACGACACCTCGTCGTAACGTTCGTCATTGGTTGCATCCACCAAAAATGCATCGTAGAACACCATTGAACCGTTCAGCATGATGGAGGCAAGCACATATAACACCAGAAATGCGAGCGCTGCCGACGGAATACCGAGCGCGGCAAGCGCAATAGCACCGGTACCCACCGTGCCGATAAAAAACTTCTTCTTGTTGCCCTTGAGATCGGCCAGGCTCCCGAGCACCGGCATGAGCAGCGCAAGCAAAAGCGATGCCACAGTCTCCGCATAGCCCCACGCCACCACCACCGACGAGCCCTCTTCAGCCAGCGACGCAAAGTACACAGGAATGAGCGCCGTCGCCAACAACACAAATGCCGAGTTGCCCACATCGTACATAACCCAGCTTTTTTCCTGCTTGGTCAACTTACCCGCCATAGAGCGCCTCGAATCTCTCGCATTCGTCAGGCATCCTTCGCCCCCGCAAAGGTTTCATACGCCATCTAACGCCCCACACGCCAGAGGCCGCTTCCGCAACATGCTCGCTTTTCAGCAAGATGACATGTTGAAAGAAAGCCGATGGTTAACAACCTTGCGCACATTGTATATGATACGGAACAGCGATACTCATCAAATTATGGTAAGAAACGGAGCGTTATCGCATGCCAGCTCTCATCACACATGACTTCTTCGGTCGCGACGTCTACGACCGTCTGTACGATCTTATCGGCGGCTCGCGCGACGAAGCTGAAGCATTTTTGTTAGGAAACCAGGGACCCGATCCGCTGTTCTACACGGTTCTCAGCCCGCAACTGCGCGCACATAACCGCTTGGGCAACACCATGCACAACAAGAAGCCGAGCGAACTGCTTGCGGCGCTTAAAGACTCGCTCAAGCTGCTCAACAGCGCCGAGGCGCCTATCGGACGCGCCTATGCGTTGGGATTTCTCTGCCATTATGTGCTCGACTCCACCATGCACCCCTTTGTGTTTTTCCACGAATATCAACTGTGCGATGCGGGCGAGCCGGGACTTTCGCGGGCAGATGGAAGCGAAGTGCACGCCGTCATCGAAAGCGAGCTTGATGAACTCGTGCTGTTCAAAAAGCGCGAAGCCACGGTGGCGGAATTCAACCCTTCAAGCGAAATACTCAAAGCGAGCGACTTCGTGCTGCGCACCATCTCGAAGATGTATGTGTATGTCGCCATTACGGTGTATGGCCTCATCATCCCTGAAACAATGTTCAAAACCGCAGTGGAAGATTTCCGCATCGCCCAACGAGCGTTCTTTTCACCGCGCGGCGTAAAGCGGGCCATCGTTGGACGCGCGGAACAGCTTGCGCGCCCTTACTCGTTCTTCCGCGCCATGAGCCATCGCCCCGTGGCGCTAACCGAAAGCGCTTATGATAATCGCGACCACAAAACCTGGGAAAACCCGTTTACGGGCGAGGTGCGCACCCTTGCGTTCTGGGACTTGTACGATGAGGCGCTTGCCAAGGCACGTGCGGACATCCAAACGTTTGACCAGGCATCCTTCGACGTGGAGGACGCACGCAGTATCACCGGTGACCGCAATTTCTCGGGCGAGCCCGTGGTGGCGTTGCTCGTTTCGGTGGACTAACCGACCATGCTTGAAGTCGTCCTCGCCGTCCCGTTTTGGCTGGAGCTGGCCGCATCGCTGACCGGCGGTCTGTCCGGTGCTATGAGCGCCGTGCGAGCGCGCTTCGATTTGTTTGGCGTCGTATGCATTGCCATCATCACCGGACTGGCCGGTGGCATTCTGCGCGATGTGCTGCTGCAAAATTACGGCATTTACGCCTTCCAGCGACCTACCCTTATCGTGGCCTGCGCCGTGGCGGGCGTGGTGGTGTTCTACTTCGGCAAACTGGCCACCTATCTTGACCCGGTGGTCGATCTGCTCGACAACCTGTCAGTGGCGCTGTGGGCGGTCATCAGCGTGGGCAAAGGCCTTTCGGCTGGACTCGACATCGTGCCCGCCGTCATCTTGGGAACCATCACTGCTGTAGGTGGTGGCATTCTGCGCGACATCTGCATGAACCGCGAGCCTGAGGCGTTTCAAGCAGGGGCGCTCTACGGCAGCGCGGCGCTCATCGGCTCGATCGCCTATGCGCTCATGGCGCAAAATCACATTCTTGAGAACTACGCGGCCATCACCTGTGCGGTGCTGGTGCTGGGTATTCGTTATGCCTCTCTGTTCTTCGGATGGCGCACGAAGCCGCCGCGTGATTACTCAGACGTGGTGGCGAACGCCGTGACCAAACCTGTGAAGTCGGTGGCCCGCCGGGTGCGGCCGCCTAAGGGAAAGATCGAACGCGACAAAGAGCGCCGCGGCTACGAAAAACTACGCGCGTTCTGGGCACGTATGAATGGCGAAATGCCCGCTGCGTCTACAACATCCGCTCCGCCATCGAACAGCAAGGCCGCCTCCACGCAAGGGACCAACGACGCTGCACTTGAATCCCCTGCAAACGACCCAAGCGACCGCATCATCGTCAACCGCGAAGAACTTCACCGCATCTTGGAATCAAGCAGCGAAAGCGACGAAGGCACTCACGACCCCTTCGAACCACGTTCGTAAATGTCGCCACAGATAGGCGTAGCACGTCAACGAGAGAGGCCCCGCAGCATCGGATCGCTGCGTTGCTTGGAGAACAACGTAGCCTAAACGTTCTTCAATAAGATGCCGCCCATGGTGTCGGCAATGTGTTCGCATGCGTCGCAGCACTTCTCCATACGGTCGAAGATGCGCGACCAGGTTACCACGCGCATAGGATCATCGCTCTCTTTGCCGAAAAGACTCCGATTCACCTTGATATACAGGCGATCGGCATCTTCTTCATAGGCATTCACGTCCACGATAAGCTGCTTGAACGTCTTCGATTTCTTGAAGTTGCGAAAATCTTCCATGGCCTTATCAAGCGCTTTGCAGCTCTTCTTGATAAGCCGTGCGAACTCGCGCGCATGCTCGTGCATGTCGTGCGCCCGATACATATAAAATGCCAACACCACGTCTTCAATGTAGTCGATAAGATTGTCAAGGCTTTGCGTCAGCTCGATGATGTCCTCGCGCTCGATGGGCGTGATGAAATCGTGCGCGAGGCGCTTGTAGACGACGTGACTGAACTCGTCACTCTCGTTCTCAAGAGCGTGCGCTCGCTCCATAAGCTCACGAACGCTTTTCCCTTGTTCATACGAATCGATAACCTCAATGAGCAGCTGCGCTTCGGCCACGGCGGCTTCGGTCTGCTTTTTGAACAGATCGAAATAGTCTTCCTTGCCTCGCTTACCCATGGTGCCCCCTTACGCCGCATACTGCCTTGCAACAGCTGATCAAGTGCCTCATCCTACACGTTTTTGAGCATGACCGTATTCATGAGGTCGGCAACGTGTTCGCAGGAGTCGCAACACTTCTCCATGCGGTCAAATATTTGAGACCACACCAACACGCGCATAGGATTCTCGCGATCGATGGTATGCAGGTCGCGAATCACGTGCATAAACAGCTGGTCGGCCTCTTCCTCGTACGTGTTGACGTCGATGATGAGCGACTTGAATTTCTTGGACTTCTTGAAGTTGCGGAAGTCCTCCATAGCCTTATCGAGCGCTTCGCAGCTCTTCTTGATAAGGCAGGCGAAATCACGGGCGTTACGATGCATGAAGTGGACATCGTACATGTAGAAGCGCTGCATGACGTCCTCAATGTAATCAATGATGTTGTCCAGCGACTGCGCCAGATCGATGATGTCTTCGCGCTCGATGGGCGTGATGAAATCGACGGCGACCGATTTGAAGATGGCATGGTTGATCTCGTCGCCTTCGTGCTCCAGTTCGTGAGCACGCTCCATGGTCTCTTTTATTTTCTCGGCCTCAGTGAACGCCTCAATAGTTTCAATCAACAGATCGGCCTCGGCAACCGCAAGTTTTGCCTGTTTTTCAAATGCGTCAAAATAGTCATACTTGTTCTTCTTGCCCACGAAGCCCTCCGTTCTGCCGCCCTAAACGGCACGTTACTACAAGATTGCTAGGAACAACCAAGCGAATATAAAACCCATAAGACCGCAACCCGGAAACGTCAGCACCCAGGTTTTTACCATATCGATAGCAATGCTCCATTTGACCGCCTTGGGATTGCGCGCTGCACCCACGCCCATGATGGCCGTCGTATTCGTGTGCGTCGTCGAAACGGGAAGGCCACCGAACGTGGATAACATAAGACACACGAAGGTGGACAAGCTGGCCGCGAACCCTTGAAATGGCTCGAGTTTCACCATGTCCATGCCCACGCTCTTGATGATACGCTCGCCACCCACAGCAGTACCCAGACCCATATTCAAAGCGCACAGCAGCATGAGCCAGACGGGAAGCATCATCTGATCAGCTTGCCCCACACCCGTAGCCAACACGATGGCCAGCACAAAGATGCTCATGAACTTCTGACCGTCTTGCGCGCCGTGCATAAACGCTACGCCCGCGCCCGACACAATCTGAGCGCCACGGAAAAACCGCGTGGTCTTGGTGCGATCCATGCTGCGGCACAGCCGACCAATCGCCTTGAAATTTATCCAACCGAGTCCAAAACCCAGCAAGGTGGAAAGCAAAATGCCGTAGATAACCTTCATCCACTCGTCGCCGTTAATGGCCCCGAATCCGCCCTGCAACGCAACGGCAGCCCCGGTCAGTCCCGCAATGAGGGAATGCGACTGGCTGGTGGGAATACCGAACCGCCATGCAGCCATTCCCCACACGATGATGGCGACCATAGCCGCCATAAGGGCAATAAGGGATTGCCGTGAATCGCCGCCAAAATCGACCATGCTGAAGATGGTGTGGGCAACGGCAGACGTTACCAACGAAACCAGAAGAAGGCCAAAGAAGTTGCAGATAGCCGCCATGATAATGGCGTGTTTCGGCTTCATAGCGCGCGTCGAAACAACGGTGGCAATAGCGTTAGGCGCATCGGTGGCACCGTTGACCACGATGACGCCGATATTGAGCAGCGTTACCACAACGAGCACGGGATTCGACATCAGCTCAGATAGAAATGAAGCTAACTCTATAGTCACAAGTTCCCTATCCTCAAGGACGCCTCGCCGCCGAAACGGTTGGCGCCATCTTCAGATCAAATTTGTGTAAAGACCGCTGAACACAACAGAGCTTAGTGTAGCGCATTTTGTCCAAAACGGACGCTTGTCCTTGGCTTTTCTCGATCAATGAAAAGGGAGAAATCAATATGTTCGAAAGGAACGCGTGCGGCGCTCACATGCTTGAGAGCATGAGAAACAGATGCGCGAACCCAAAGCCTAAAAGACCGCATCCGGGAAACGTGAGGACCCACGTTTTTACCATGTCAACAGCAATGCCCCACTTCACGGCGCTTTTGCGCTTCGCGGCACCCACGCCCATGATGGCGGTGGTTTTCGTGTGGGTGGTGGATACCGGCAAGCCGCCGAAGGTGGCGATGAGCAAACATACCGTTGCGCCAAAGCTCGCGGCGAAACCCTGGTACTTCTCAAGCTTCACCATATCCATGCCCACGCTCTTGATAATCTTCTTGCCGCCGATAGCCGTTCCCAGACCCATGTTGAGCGCGCAGAACACCATGAGCCACAGCGGCAGCTCCATCTCGTCGGCGCTGCCCACGCCGGTGGCCAGCACGATAGCCAGCACAAAGATGCTCATAAATTTCTGCCCGTCCTGCGCCCCGTGCATAAACGCCACGCCCGCACCTGCGCCGATTTGCGCCCAGCGGAAGAAATGATCGAGCTTCGTGCGCTCAAAGCGCTTGAAGCAGGCGACAATCATTTTTGAGAACAGCCAGCCCGAACCAAAGCCCAAGAACGTGGATAGAGCAATGCCGTAGATAACCTTCACCCATTCCGCCCAGTTCACACCCCAAAACCCACCTTGCAAGGCAACGGCAGCCCCGGTCAGTCCCGCAATGAGGGAATGCGACTGGCTGGTGGGAATGCCGAAAAACCACGCGGCCGCACCCCAAACGATAATGGCGACCATTGCCGCCAGTAAGGCCATGAGCGCCGCATGACTGTCACCCCCGAAATCGACCATATGAAATATCGTGTTGGCAACCGCCGACGAAACAAGCGTGATCAGCAGCAACCCCAAGAAGTTGCACACCGCCGCCATAATAATGGCAGCTCGCGCGCTCATGCAACGCGTGGATACAATGGTGGCGATGGCGTTGGGCGCGTCGGTAGCGCCGTTGACGACGATAACACCAATGTTGAGAAGGGTTACGGCAACCAGCATGGGATTGGAAGCAAGCTCGGTAAGAAAAGCCGCCAGCTCGATAGTCACGGGTTTCCTTTCGATGGATCGGAAGGTTTGCTCGTCAGGCATCAGTGTAGTAGAACCGCGGTCTTTCGCGGGCACGATAAGGGTACTTTTTTATTCATAAGGCCTGCAAAATGGTAAAATTTTTGTAAAGTGGCGACATGTCACGAACAATGCGAGGGGGAGCATGAAAACCAAACTTCAACTGCCGTTGCAGACAGGCAACCTTGTCGTCGGCTTTATGGTATGGGTAATTCTTTCCTCACTGCTGCCTGCTATCCAACACGATATAGCTCTGTCCCCCGATCAGATTGCCCTCGCAACAGCCGCTCCTGTTGTGCTGGGCTCGATACTGCGCGTACCGTTTGGATATTGCGCCGGTCTGTTTGGAGCGCGCGCGGTGTTCATAGCGGGGTTCGTTGGTCTTCTCATTCCCGTTTGGCTGATCAGCGAAGCATCGTCTTTCCAGGAATTGCTGGTGGGAGGCGTGTTTCTGGGATTAGGCGGAGCGCTATTCTCCGTCGGCGTCACCTCGCTTCCCCACTACTACCCCAAGCATCGACACGGGTTCGTCAACGGAGTATACGGCCTGGGGAATATGGGTACGGCGTTTTCAACCTGGCTTGCTCCGATGGCGACAATCGCTTTCGGCTGGCGCATGACCGTGAAGTTGTATCTGGTTCTGCTGGCGGTGTGTATTGTTCTCAATCTTGTGTTGGGCGATAGCGCAGAAGCGAAGACCAAAACGCCGGTTGCCCAGCAGATGCGCGTTCTCATGCGCGATAAACGCTTGTGGGGGCTGTCGCTGTTTTACTTCATTACGTTTGGCGCGTTCGTGGCACTCACCATGCAGCTGCCGATGTTTCTTACTTCGTCGTATGCGATGGAAAGCGTCGATGCTGGCATTGCTACTTCGATTTTCATCGTGGGTTCGGCCAGCCTGCGCGTGGTGGGCGGCTGGCTGGCCGACCGCTTCAATTGCCGCCCCCTTCTCGGCGCGGTGTTCTCAACGCTTACCGTAGGAGCAGTAATACTGATGATCGCAGGTCAACTGCCTATCTACTTGGCGGGCGTATATCTGATTGGCATCGCCTGCGGCATCGGCAACGGCGTGGTGTTCAAGCTTGTTCCCACCTGCTTTCAGGAGCAGGCAGGCCTTGCCAACGGCATCGTGTCGATGATGGGCGGACTGGGCGGATTCTTCCCGCCGCTTTTGTTGTTTGCAAGCGCGGACATCTTCGGCACCCAAGCCCCCGCCCTCGCCGCCTTAGGCGCACTGTGCGTGGTATGCCTCGGGATGACGCTCGCCGCCCGCAAACATGATTTGCCATCCTAAACATAGGATGGCAAAAGAGTCTAATCGAACGATAAGCTGGCAGAACCTTTAGGCGTAGAAGGCGAACACGCGGCGGCGTTCGTCGCCGATGCGAGTGAGTGACTCGTGGCCAGGCAGAACGATAGTATCGTCGGGCAGAGCAGCCAAACGCTTGAGGGACGCACGCATGGCGCGCATATCGCCGCCCTGGAAATCGGTTCGACCAATGGAGCCGCAGAACAGCGTGTCTCCCGAAATGAGCACCGGAGCACCCTGGGGATTCGAACCGAACTGCGGAGCGAGGAATAGGCAGATGCCACCAGGCGTATGACCCGGCGTACTGATAACCTTCCACGGCATATTGCCAATTTTGAGAATATCGCCGTCAGCTACGGTCTGATCGACCGGACAGGGTTCAAAACGCATATCGTCGTGCGGCAGCTTCTGTTCGCCCGAAATGATGGGCGCATCGATAGCCGATGCAATAACCGTAGCGCCCGTCTTGTCGCGCAGCGCCTTCGCCGCTCCCACATGGTCGGAATGACGATGCGTCAAAATGATGGCATCCACCTTGCGATTGCCCACAGTTTTCAGAATCTCATCGGCTTTGCACGACGGATCAACCACGATAGTCGCCGCGTCGTCGGAGATGATGAACACGTTGTTCTGAATCATACCAAGGACCAGGTATTCGACGGATACACATGCTCCCTTTACTTGATACGCCATGAGAACCTCTTTCTCTTCGGTGCGCCGCCCGTAAGCGACACACACGCTTACTTTTTCTTAGCGGCCATACGGCGCACATCGAACACACCTTCGATGCCGCCCAACTTGCGCAACACCACATCAATATGGTTGATGTCGGACACCTGAAACAGAAAACGCATTTCCACCATGCCGTCGCGATGCGAGATGCTGGATGACGAAAGCACGTTTGCGCCCATGTCAGACAGGATAACCGCCACGTCGCGCAGCAGGTTCATGCGGTCGAGCGCATCGATGAATACCTCCACCTTGAACGAGGTGTTCTTCGGAAGATCGCTTTCCCATGCCACATCGATAATACGCTCGGGCGTCTGCATGAGATCCTGCGCATTCGGGCAGTCCGCCCGATGCACGCTCACGCCGCGCCCACGCGTGACAAACCCCAGAATCTCGTCACCCGGCACGGGATTGCAGCAGCGCGACAGACGCACCAGCACATCATCGATACCCTTAACCACCACGCCGTTAGAGGAATGCGCCTCGTGCTTCTTCGGACGCTTCACGCTGGTCAGCATGGGCGGCAACTTGCCCGTCGCCATGGCCCCCGCACCCAAACCCGGCGCCTCATCAGCTTCGGTTCCGCGGTCAACCAATATCTTGAGCAGGCGGTTTGCGATATGCTGCGCACTTTCCTTGCCGGTGCCGATGTTGACCAGCATGTCGTCGGCATCGCGGAATCCCATGTGCTCGGCCACTGCTTTCAGCGCACGCATCGACTGGGCGCTTGAGATGCCAAGCCCGTGTTTGCGCATCTCGCGCGTGAGCTTATCGCGGCCGTTTTGCAGGTCGTCGCTGCGGCTGACCTTACTGAAGTACGAACGTATCTTGCTGCGCGCACTCGGCGTTTTCACCAGGTTAAGCCAGTCGCGCGAAGGGCTTGCGCTCTTCTGCGTCAGAATATCCACGCGGTCACCCAGCTGCAGCTCGTAGGTCAGCGGCACGATGGCGCCGTTCACCTTCGCGCCCACGCAGTGATTCCCCACTTCGGTATGGATAGCGTAGGCGAAGTCGACCGGCGTCGATCCGGCTCGCAGACTCATAACCTCGCCTTTCGGCGTAAATACGTACACCTCGGTAGGCGCAAGGTCCACCTTGAGATCTTTCAGGAACTCGCGCGAGTCCTGCGTTTCGCTTTGCCAGTCGATCATCTGGCGCAGCCACGCCAGCTGCTGGTCAAGCTCGTCGCCGCCCTTGCCGCCCTTTTCCTTGTAGCGCCAGTGCGCAGCCACGCCGTATTCGCTTGTCCGGTGCATGTCTTCGGTGCGAATCTGCACTTCAAGCGGACGTCCCGCCGGGCCGATGACCGTGGTATGCAAGCTTTGATACATGTTGAACTTCGGCATGGCGATGTAGTCTTTGAAGCGGCCGGGCATGGGGTGCCACAGCGTGTGCACCGCGCCGAGAGCCGAATAGCAGTCCTTCACCGACTTCACGATAATGCGCACGGCAATGAGGTCGTAAATCTCCGAGAAGCCTTTGCCCTTCTTCGTCATCTTTTGATAGATGGAGTACAAATGCTTCGGGCGGCCCATGATCTGCGCCTGAATACCCACCTTTTCCATCTCGCCGTGCAGAATCTCAATGATCTGATCCAGATAGCCTTCGCGTTCGGCTCGGCTTTCTGTCACCATACGGCTGACCTGCTTGAACTTGTTTGGTTCAAGATAGAAAAACGACAGATCCTCAAGCTCCCATTTGATGTTGTTGATGCCTAAGCGGTGCGCGATAGGCGCATAAATTTCCAGCGTTTCACGCGACTTGAAGATGCGACGGTCTTCGCGCAAGGCACCAAGCGTGCGCATGTTGTGCAGACGGTCGGCCAGCTTGATAACGATGACGCGAATATCTTTACTCATGGCGACGAGCATCTTGCGGATCGTGGCCGCCTGCTCGTCGGAGAGGCTTTCCACTTCGATGCGAGTGATC encodes:
- a CDS encoding DUF47 domain-containing protein, translated to MGKRGKEDYFDLFKKQTEAAVAEAQLLIEVIDSYEQGKSVRELMERAHALENESDEFSHVVYKRLAHDFITPIEREDIIELTQSLDNLIDYIEDVVLAFYMYRAHDMHEHAREFARLIKKSCKALDKAMEDFRNFKKSKTFKQLIVDVNAYEEDADRLYIKVNRSLFGKESDDPMRVVTWSRIFDRMEKCCDACEHIADTMGGILLKNV
- a CDS encoding MFS transporter, translated to MAGKLTKQEKSWVMYDVGNSAFVLLATALIPVYFASLAEEGSSVVVAWGYAETVASLLLALLMPVLGSLADLKGNKKKFFIGTVGTGAIALAALGIPSAALAFLVLYVLASIMLNGSMVFYDAFLVDATNDERYDEVSSQGYAWGYIGSCVPFILCLVVVLAGPSVGIPMDIGMKIAFLITAVWWVAFSIPLIRNVHQTHYKERAEHLMRDTFEGLWRTLKRIWKDKRLRLFMLAFFCYIDGVHTIIKMSTSYGTDLGIDATQLVLALLVTQFVAFPSAIAYGRLSSKFGTKRMLLVAIFAYFCITLFAAFFLREAIEFWILAICVGLFQGGIQALSRSEFGKLIPKEHANEYYGFFDIFGKYAAVMGTFLVSIFTQMTGNSSIGVLSIAVLFIIGFVLLARMPEKG
- a CDS encoding trimeric intracellular cation channel family protein encodes the protein MLEVVLAVPFWLELAASLTGGLSGAMSAVRARFDLFGVVCIAIITGLAGGILRDVLLQNYGIYAFQRPTLIVACAVAGVVVFYFGKLATYLDPVVDLLDNLSVALWAVISVGKGLSAGLDIVPAVILGTITAVGGGILRDICMNREPEAFQAGALYGSAALIGSIAYALMAQNHILENYAAITCAVLVLGIRYASLFFGWRTKPPRDYSDVVANAVTKPVKSVARRVRPPKGKIERDKERRGYEKLRAFWARMNGEMPAASTTSAPPSNSKAASTQGTNDAALESPANDPSDRIIVNREELHRILESSSESDEGTHDPFEPRS
- a CDS encoding DUF47 domain-containing protein, with translation MGKKNKYDYFDAFEKQAKLAVAEADLLIETIEAFTEAEKIKETMERAHELEHEGDEINHAIFKSVAVDFITPIEREDIIDLAQSLDNIIDYIEDVMQRFYMYDVHFMHRNARDFACLIKKSCEALDKAMEDFRNFKKSKKFKSLIIDVNTYEEEADQLFMHVIRDLHTIDRENPMRVLVWSQIFDRMEKCCDSCEHVADLMNTVMLKNV
- a CDS encoding UvrD-helicase domain-containing protein, which encodes MQEEFSHTPELPIEEEGTSDNEAADDPVFVAEQQHLAATYAKLQELGRSLVRKMEKTSAAAAADKQSMSEELSPDFATYADAMETYADFAAMNRIIDAYNLAQTVDAEKLASIQLLLKQPYFAKVVLQFAPDQDPKELYIGNAGVSDESYKRLVVDWRSPVAEVYYNQDNGPTTYVADGRTIHTDLLLRRQFDVEEDRLNAYFDTTVAIQDALLLASLSKRRTAQMQAITATIQKEQNLVVRHADVPVLLVSGIAGSGKTSVLLQRIAYLFYQQRGTLDPREVFLVTPNPVFRHYIENVLPDLGERNPETLTWDEFASPLLPHGTGSGDANVELDALARIDKAAASFEFDPNDFKDIRIEDVRLISADQVRKVATKFKRIPAGPHRVTLMREELHERLNTRLAQMAGTESVQDEIAALPLEDQLHLFNSPFDPQNEEEARSLALIYVRDRYAAAFQAVEHDDWLRVDRVGMRLLGTDGLTPLEWLYLKMALTGLGNPDAKYVMIDEVQDYTAAQLAVLARYFRRAHFLLLGDLNQAIAENTATFDDVRTVFSAARGSVEECHLMTSYRSTPEITALFARLLSPEERLRISSIQRDDTAPALIACADEHAYETELRRAIEHARNAESLTAVVVPWKHEARRLQTLLGDDAPPLVDTNNTLPERGVILITLKLAKGLEFDQVIVPDASERVFPDTPLARRRLYTTISRATRTITILANGKLTPLLAQR
- a CDS encoding zinc dependent phospholipase C family protein, producing MPALITHDFFGRDVYDRLYDLIGGSRDEAEAFLLGNQGPDPLFYTVLSPQLRAHNRLGNTMHNKKPSELLAALKDSLKLLNSAEAPIGRAYALGFLCHYVLDSTMHPFVFFHEYQLCDAGEPGLSRADGSEVHAVIESELDELVLFKKREATVAEFNPSSEILKASDFVLRTISKMYVYVAITVYGLIIPETMFKTAVEDFRIAQRAFFSPRGVKRAIVGRAEQLARPYSFFRAMSHRPVALTESAYDNRDHKTWENPFTGEVRTLAFWDLYDEALAKARADIQTFDQASFDVEDARSITGDRNFSGEPVVALLVSVD